The following are encoded together in the Novosphingobium resinovorum genome:
- a CDS encoding aromatic ring-hydroxylating dioxygenase subunit alpha, producing the protein MMSQEQNDLISRVGPATAAGKLMRMYWQPAALVDELDGPRPIMAVKLLGENLVLFKSEDGQYGLMDRDCPHRGADLAFGRLERGGLRCAFHGWLFDASGQCLETPAEPIGSSLCKNIKQRAYPVMKKGGILWAYLGEGEPPAFPDIDCFAAPEAYTFAFKGLMECNWLQALEIGIDPAHSSFLHRFFQDEDASTAYGKQFRGTSADSEIPITKIMRECDRPIINVELTEYGLRLIALREIDSERTHVRVTNQLFPQAFVIPMSTEMMITQWHVPIDDENCYWYGIFTSYTTPVNKEKMREQRLELYELPEYRSRKDKSNDYGFDPHEQATDTYTGMGADINVHDQWAVESMGAIQNRTREHLGQTDKAIIQYRKLLRQEIEKVASGGKPLMFLDDANARSIQGPASMDGIGPTKGWETYWMEVDVKRRRGAPWAAPVPSDIAQKISRLTAAE; encoded by the coding sequence ATGATGAGTCAAGAGCAAAACGATCTCATTAGCCGAGTAGGCCCAGCGACAGCCGCTGGCAAATTGATGCGGATGTATTGGCAACCGGCGGCCCTCGTGGACGAACTCGATGGCCCCAGGCCGATTATGGCCGTCAAGCTTCTTGGGGAGAACCTCGTGCTCTTTAAGAGCGAGGACGGACAGTATGGGCTGATGGATCGTGACTGCCCGCATCGTGGCGCTGACCTAGCATTTGGGCGGCTCGAACGCGGTGGGCTTCGTTGCGCTTTCCATGGTTGGTTGTTCGACGCAAGCGGGCAGTGTCTGGAGACCCCGGCCGAGCCAATAGGCTCGTCGCTCTGCAAGAATATCAAGCAGCGCGCCTACCCCGTTATGAAGAAGGGGGGTATTCTTTGGGCATACTTAGGTGAGGGCGAGCCGCCGGCGTTTCCTGATATTGACTGCTTCGCCGCGCCCGAAGCTTACACCTTCGCCTTCAAGGGGCTGATGGAGTGCAACTGGTTGCAGGCGCTCGAGATCGGGATCGATCCGGCGCATTCTTCATTCTTGCACCGTTTCTTCCAAGACGAGGACGCATCAACGGCATACGGAAAGCAATTCCGCGGCACGTCTGCCGACAGCGAAATACCGATTACAAAAATCATGCGGGAATGTGACCGCCCGATTATCAACGTTGAATTGACAGAATACGGTCTTCGGTTAATTGCTTTGCGCGAAATTGACAGCGAACGAACGCACGTTCGTGTCACCAATCAGCTATTTCCGCAAGCGTTCGTCATCCCGATGAGCACGGAAATGATGATCACCCAATGGCACGTGCCGATCGACGATGAGAATTGCTATTGGTACGGAATATTCACCAGCTATACGACGCCGGTGAATAAGGAGAAGATGCGAGAGCAACGTCTGGAACTCTACGAACTTCCAGAGTATCGCTCCCGAAAAGACAAATCCAACGACTACGGGTTTGATCCACACGAGCAGGCGACCGACACCTATACCGGCATGGGAGCGGACATCAACGTCCACGATCAGTGGGCGGTGGAGTCGATGGGTGCAATCCAGAACCGCACACGTGAGCACCTGGGTCAAACTGATAAGGCAATTATCCAGTATCGAAAACTGCTGAGGCAAGAGATCGAAAAGGTTGCTTCGGGAGGCAAGCCGTTGATGTTCCTAGATGACGCAAATGCGCGAAGTATTCAGGGGCCAGCGTCAATGGATGGCATCGGTCCGACAAAAGGTTGGGAAACCTACTGGATGGAAGTCGACGTCAAGAGGCGGCGGGGCGCTCCCTGGGCTGCCCCGGTGCCATCAGATATCGCGCAGAAAATTTCTCGTCTAACCGCCGCTGAGTAA
- a CDS encoding integrase core domain-containing protein, translating to MALHRTRQASAERIRRKLQWAPARRTPERDVVLVPQPCREVLAEWQDDYNIVRPHSAIGKSFHRLPTPSSTRATCNGTDRMS from the coding sequence ATGGCACTACATCGCACCAGGCAAGCCTCAGCAGAACGCATTCGTAGAAAGCTTCAATGGGCGCCTGCGCGACGAACTCCTGAACGAGACGTTGTTCTCGTCCCTCAACCATGCCGCGAAGTCCTTGCCGAATGGCAGGACGACTACAACATCGTCCGCCCTCACAGCGCGATCGGCAAATCTTTCCACCGGCTACCTACGCCAAGCTCCACGCGTGCGACATGCAACGGGACGGACCGCATGAGCTGA